One stretch of Variovorax sp. 54 DNA includes these proteins:
- a CDS encoding glycoside hydrolase family 3 N-terminal domain-containing protein, with protein sequence MKLLRAMPGVLGWLVLAVLCAWAWHLKDPHLRFLREEELPLLLAALCASGAIAWRSARGARRVVALALTAGAMLTALGHELASRQHRMEVNAASGPVAQALGARFIVGYDDANDLRELARRGLIGGVFVTGRNVKGRSADTLRAEIAGLQALRQAAGLPPLVVATDQEGGGVSRLSPMVPHQPALASLLDADVPAHELLQRARAYGAQQGGALAALGITLNFSPVVDLRPGRAPGRWDLHTRIEERAISSDPDITAQVALAYEQGLESAGVRGTLKHFPGLAGVTEDTHHVGAELRTPVARLATHDWKPFQDVSKHSDAAIMLGHVILGELDADAPVSFSRKIVQQVIRGEWGFLGLLVTDDLTMGGAYNRGLCNATLGALDAGVDLLLIAYDHDKYFDAMHCALEGVRRGALDPRVTERPRAPRLQPLR encoded by the coding sequence ATGAAACTGCTGCGCGCCATGCCCGGTGTGCTCGGCTGGCTGGTGCTGGCCGTGCTGTGCGCCTGGGCCTGGCACCTGAAGGACCCGCACCTGCGCTTCCTGCGCGAGGAAGAACTGCCGCTGCTGCTCGCCGCGCTGTGCGCCAGCGGCGCGATCGCCTGGCGCAGCGCGCGCGGCGCACGCCGTGTCGTGGCGCTGGCCCTGACGGCGGGCGCGATGCTGACGGCGCTGGGCCACGAGCTGGCGTCGCGCCAGCACCGGATGGAAGTGAACGCGGCTTCGGGCCCGGTGGCGCAGGCGCTCGGCGCGCGTTTCATCGTCGGGTATGACGACGCGAACGACCTGCGCGAACTGGCCCGCCGGGGCCTGATCGGCGGCGTCTTCGTCACCGGCCGCAATGTGAAGGGCCGCAGCGCCGACACCCTGCGCGCGGAAATCGCCGGCCTGCAGGCGCTGCGACAGGCGGCCGGCCTGCCACCGCTGGTGGTGGCGACCGACCAGGAGGGCGGCGGCGTCTCGCGCCTGTCGCCGATGGTGCCGCACCAGCCGGCGCTCGCCAGCCTGCTGGACGCCGACGTGCCCGCACACGAACTGTTGCAACGTGCCCGCGCCTACGGCGCGCAGCAGGGCGGGGCGCTCGCCGCGCTGGGCATCACCCTGAACTTCAGCCCCGTGGTCGACCTGCGCCCCGGCCGCGCTCCGGGCCGCTGGGACCTGCACACCCGCATCGAGGAACGCGCCATTTCCAGCGACCCCGACATCACCGCGCAGGTGGCGCTCGCTTACGAGCAAGGCCTTGAATCGGCTGGCGTGCGCGGCACACTCAAGCACTTTCCCGGCCTCGCCGGCGTGACCGAAGACACGCACCACGTAGGTGCCGAACTGCGCACGCCCGTGGCCCGCTTGGCCACACACGACTGGAAGCCGTTTCAAGACGTGTCGAAACATTCGGATGCCGCGATCATGCTGGGCCATGTCATCCTTGGGGAACTCGACGCGGACGCGCCGGTCTCTTTCTCACGCAAAATCGTGCAGCAGGTGATTCGAGGCGAATGGGGCTTTCTGGGCCTGCTCGTCACCGACGACCTCACGATGGGCGGGGCCTACAACCGAGGTCTTTGCAATGCCACGCTGGGCGCACTCGACGCCGGGGTGGACCTGCTGCTCATCGCCTACGACCACGACAAGTATTTCGATGCCATGCACTGCGCGCTGGAAGGCGTGCGGCGCGGCGCGCTCGATCCCCGGGTGACGGAACGCCCGCGCGCGCCACGGCTCCAACCTCTTCGCTAG